One stretch of Castor canadensis chromosome 14, mCasCan1.hap1v2, whole genome shotgun sequence DNA includes these proteins:
- the LOC109703391 gene encoding 15-hydroxyprostaglandin dehydrogenase [NAD(+)] isoform X2, with protein MSKQNGGDGGIIINMSSLAGLVPVAQHPVYCASKYGVIGFTRSAAMAADLMNSGVRLNAICPGFVNTPILKSFEKEKNMGQYFEYTDHIKDMMKYFGILDPSMIANGLITLIEDDGLNGAIMKITTSKGIHFQEYDPPPSHAVITEHKHK; from the exons ATGAGTAAGCAAAATGGAGGTGACGGTGGCATCATTATCAATATGTCATCTTTAGCAG ggCTTGTGCCTGTTGCACAACATCCTGTTTATTGTGCTTCAAAGTACGGCGTAATTGGATTCACGCGTTCAGCAGCG ATGGCTGCTGATCTTATGAACAGTGGTGTGAGGCTGAATGCAATTTGTCCAGGCTTTGTCAACACGCCCATCCTCAAatcctttgaaaaagaaaaaaatatggggCAATATTTTGAATATACAGATCATATCAAGGATATgatgaaatactttggaattttgGA cCCATCGATGATTGCCAATGGATTAATAACACTCATTGAAGATGATGGTTTAAATGGTGCTATTATGAAGATCACGACTTCTAAAGGAATTCATTTTCAAGAGTATGACCCACCTCCATCTCATGCAGTCATAACTGAGCATAAGCACAAATGA